The DNA window GGCCAGCGATCTTGCCTGGCGCGGCGTCACGCCGGGCGGCAGGCTCGCCGCGAAGCCAGGGCTCGCCACCACGATTTGCCGGATTGTACCCAGGCGCCGCGCCTGGTTGGAGGAATCGGTGAGCCAGCCGACACGGATGCCGAGATCGATCTGCTCGTCCACCAGATTGCTGACCGCGTCGTCGAAGATCGCCTCGACGTGCATATGCGGATAGGTCCTGAGATAGGCCGCCATGACCGGGGCCACCATCTTGGTGCCGTAGTCGAGCGGCGCGGTCAGTCTCAGCGTTCCGCTCGGTTCGACGGCTCCGCGCGAGATTTCGCCATAGGCCGCCTCCGCTTCCCGCAGGATGATCATCGCGCGGTCATAGAAGAGGCGGCCCTCTTCGGTTGGCGTGACGCGCCGCGTCGTGCGTTGCAGCAGCGTTGCGCCCAGTTCTTCCTCGAGCTTGCCGATCTGATGGCTGACCACGGCCTTGGCGACGCCAAGCCGGTCCGCCGCCGCGGTGAACGAGCCGGTTTCCATCACCGTGGTGAAGTAGGCCAGCCGATTGAGGTTCAGAAGTTCAGCCAGGGCGGCAACCTTTGTCTGATTGAATCAGACAGTTTGTATTATTAGGCGCCATTTATCGCAAGGCCCCTGACTGCCACATATGAGCAGAGGCATTCGACGAAGCCGGTGGATGGACCAAGGATGGCAGCGACCATGAGCAATTCAGAAGTGACCTATCTTTTTGATCCGCTCTGCGGCTGGTGCTATGGCGCCACCCCGATGCTCGACAGGCTGTCGGCCACCGGCGTGCGCGTCGAGCTGCTGCCGACCGGCCTGTTCTCCGGTGCCGGCGCGCGTCCGATGGATGAAGGTTTTGCCGCCCACGCCTGGGCGAACGACCAGCGCATCGAGCGCCTGACCGGACAAATGTTCACGCCGGCCTACCGGCACAATGTCCTCGATATCCGCGGGACCCTGCTCGATTCGCATGCCGCCACGCTTGGCATCAGCGCCGCCGGCCTGGAAGATCCCAGCCGCCTCGCCGCGCTGAAGACGATCCAGCGGGCGCGCTATGTGGATGGCCGCGATGTCGTGACGATCGGCGGCGTGGCCGAAGTGCTCGCCGCCGCCGGCATGGCGGACGCCGCCAGGTTGCTCAAGGCGCCGACCGAAGCATTGCTGACGGCCCATCGCGAGCTGGTCGGCCGCGGCCGCGCGCTGTTCCAGCGCCTGCATGCCGATGGCGTGCCTTCGCTGGCGGTCATCCGCAACGACGCGCCCCGGCTCATCGGTTCGAACGCGCTGTTCGGCAGCTTCGACAATCTCGTCGCCCATATCGCGGCGGCGTGATCCCATCCTCCAGAAAACCTCCAACAAGGAACAAGGAAACAGACATGGCAAAAGTCGCTCTCATTGGTGCATCGGGTGCTGTCGGTTCGCGCCTTCTCAGGGAACTCTCCGATCGCGGCCATACCGTCACCGGCATCGCGCGCAACCCGGAAAAGATCGCCGCGCTTCCCGGCGTGACGGCCAGGAAGGGCGATCTGTTCGACGAGAAGGGTCTGGCCGGCCTGATCCGCGGCCATGATGTTGTGATCAGCGCGGTGCATTTTCTGGACAGCGATGCCGATACGCTGATCGCCGCGGTGCGCGCCTCCGGCGTGAAGCGCTATCTCGTCGTCGGCGGCGCCGGCAGTCTCGAAGTCGCACCCGGCAAGCGGCTGGTCGACACCCCTGAATTTCCGGCGATCTACAAGGCCGAGGCCCAGAAGGGCGCCGACTTCCTGGACAGATTGAAGACGGTCGACGACCTCGATTGGACGTTCCTGTCGCCATCCGCCATGTTCGTGCCGGGCGAGCGCACCGGCAAATTCCGCCTCGGCAAGGACACGCTTCTCGCCTCGGACAAGGGCAGCAGCATTTCCTTCGAGGACTACGCCATCGTCATGGTCGACGAGATCGAGAAGCCGGCCCACATCAGGCAGCGCTTCACCGTCGGCTATTGATCGAACGGGCGGCGGCGGCCTAGCCTCAATCGAGGCCGGCCGACGCCAGCCGCATCAGCGCTTCGCGAACGCCGGCACGCCGGTAGGTCTCGGTGACGAGCCCGTCCTGTCTCAGCGCCTCGCGGCGGCGTTCGACAAAGGCGCGTTCCTCGCCGGTCAGGTCGTGTTCTCGCTTGCGGAGCCATTCCTGGTAGGACGGATCGACCTCCTTGACCGGCTTGGCCGCTGTCGAAACCGAAGCCGGGCGGTAGTCGGTATAGCGAGGCCGCAAGGCGCTGTTGGGGTTGTATTCAGTTCGCCTGTCGTTGCCCGAAATGACGAGGTCGGGATCCGACACCCGGCCCGACGGGCTGTAGACGAATGCCGAGACAATCCGGTCGAGCGCCGCGTCGACTTCCTTCGGACGGTGTACGACGTCTCGCGGCTGGCGATCGGG is part of the Mesorhizobium loti genome and encodes:
- a CDS encoding LysR family transcriptional regulator gives rise to the protein MAELLNLNRLAYFTTVMETGSFTAAADRLGVAKAVVSHQIGKLEEELGATLLQRTTRRVTPTEEGRLFYDRAMIILREAEAAYGEISRGAVEPSGTLRLTAPLDYGTKMVAPVMAAYLRTYPHMHVEAIFDDAVSNLVDEQIDLGIRVGWLTDSSNQARRLGTIRQIVVASPGFAASLPPGVTPRQARSLAWVGNAQLRGIGQWLFSRDNETVLTELNPVVMCDKSPAALACVLAGIGLGVFPDYSVSDDIAEGRLVPVFAGWTLPTGGIHAVFPPARFRPAKVRAFVDLLAAAEKRRSRGVALA
- a CDS encoding DsbA family protein, yielding MSNSEVTYLFDPLCGWCYGATPMLDRLSATGVRVELLPTGLFSGAGARPMDEGFAAHAWANDQRIERLTGQMFTPAYRHNVLDIRGTLLDSHAATLGISAAGLEDPSRLAALKTIQRARYVDGRDVVTIGGVAEVLAAAGMADAARLLKAPTEALLTAHRELVGRGRALFQRLHADGVPSLAVIRNDAPRLIGSNALFGSFDNLVAHIAAA
- a CDS encoding NAD(P)-dependent oxidoreductase → MAKVALIGASGAVGSRLLRELSDRGHTVTGIARNPEKIAALPGVTARKGDLFDEKGLAGLIRGHDVVISAVHFLDSDADTLIAAVRASGVKRYLVVGGAGSLEVAPGKRLVDTPEFPAIYKAEAQKGADFLDRLKTVDDLDWTFLSPSAMFVPGERTGKFRLGKDTLLASDKGSSISFEDYAIVMVDEIEKPAHIRQRFTVGY